A genomic region of Aeropyrum pernix K1 contains the following coding sequences:
- the aroC gene encoding chorismate synthase, translating to MASRDSLGEVFRVSIFGESHGPGVGALVTGVPPGLEVDEAYINRELERRRPGGPYASPRREADRVEILSGVFRGRTTGAPILLFIRNVDVKPGFYEEFRYKPRPGHADYVAYERYLGHQDYRGGGIFSGRRTAALVAAGAIAKLVLARYGVRVYAYVKSIGGVEARVEPRDSEEFRRAIDRDPLKCPDPEASERMRRLVEEARREGDSLGSVVEAVAFNVPPGLGDPPLGGVDALLARAVMAIPAAKAVEFGEGFALAFMRGSEAHDSPRAVGGRIVHETNRSGGIVGGLTNGMPIVFRVAFKPPSSIPKPRRTVDLRSLGEAWVSGKGRHDPVIGPRAAPVVEAVTAIVLADLLLLREALLPEWVEDLRPWTRGEAGGD from the coding sequence GTGGCGTCTAGGGATAGCCTGGGCGAGGTGTTCAGGGTATCCATATTCGGCGAGAGCCATGGCCCCGGGGTGGGGGCCCTGGTCACCGGCGTCCCTCCGGGGCTGGAGGTTGACGAGGCCTACATCAACAGGGAGCTTGAGAGGAGGAGGCCCGGGGGCCCCTACGCCAGCCCGAGGAGGGAGGCGGACAGGGTGGAGATACTGAGCGGAGTCTTCAGGGGCAGGACCACAGGGGCCCCCATACTCCTCTTCATAAGGAACGTCGACGTCAAGCCCGGGTTCTACGAGGAGTTCAGGTACAAGCCGAGGCCCGGCCACGCAGACTACGTGGCCTACGAGCGCTACCTAGGCCACCAGGACTACCGCGGCGGCGGCATATTCAGCGGGAGGAGGACCGCCGCCCTTGTGGCCGCAGGGGCTATTGCCAAGCTTGTGCTGGCCAGGTACGGGGTCAGGGTCTACGCCTACGTCAAGTCTATAGGCGGCGTGGAGGCCAGGGTGGAGCCGAGGGATAGCGAGGAGTTCAGGAGGGCCATAGACAGGGACCCCCTGAAGTGCCCTGACCCGGAGGCCTCGGAGAGGATGAGAAGGCTCGTGGAGGAGGCCCGGAGGGAGGGGGACAGCCTGGGGAGCGTGGTGGAGGCCGTGGCCTTCAACGTACCCCCGGGCCTCGGGGACCCGCCGCTGGGAGGGGTCGACGCCCTCCTGGCAAGGGCTGTTATGGCGATACCCGCGGCCAAGGCTGTCGAGTTCGGGGAGGGCTTCGCCCTCGCCTTCATGAGGGGGAGCGAGGCCCACGACAGCCCCCGCGCCGTGGGGGGGAGGATAGTGCACGAGACTAACAGGAGCGGCGGCATAGTTGGGGGGCTGACCAACGGCATGCCCATAGTGTTCAGGGTCGCCTTCAAACCCCCCTCGAGCATACCGAAGCCCAGGAGGACTGTGGACCTGAGGAGCCTCGGCGAGGCGTGGGTCTCTGGCAAGGGGAGGCACGACCCGGTCATAGGGCCTAGGGCGGCGCCCGTCGTGGAGGCGGTCACCGCCATAGTCCTGGCAGACCTCCTCCTACTTAGGGAGGCTCTCCTGCCGGAGTGGGTTGAGGACCTCAGGCCGTGGACCAGGGGTGAGGCTGGTGGGGATTGA
- a CDS encoding type I 3-dehydroquinate dehydratase: MGASGRICTVVPVEDAGEAAMLALSSPTGCVELRLDFYPGDPGEALELLATRLHSPARVVVTLRSAGHGGLDRRARGERRAVLARLEDLAPEGWLVDYEVEDLHASSGCSGCIASSHPTTPPTPRRALEEAAVAERLGASAYKLVYPGVEPWEQAAAARLVAEAGGFATSFTLGPGTLASRLTALALGAPLVFGSHPRAPLDGVPQSSEIMELYLRMGLGES; this comes from the coding sequence GTGGGGGCTTCTGGGAGGATATGCACGGTAGTCCCCGTGGAGGATGCCGGGGAGGCGGCCATGCTAGCCCTCTCATCCCCCACCGGCTGCGTGGAGCTGAGGCTCGACTTCTACCCGGGAGACCCGGGGGAGGCGTTGGAGCTGCTCGCCACCCGCCTCCACAGCCCCGCCAGGGTTGTTGTGACCCTCAGGAGCGCTGGCCACGGAGGGCTGGATAGGAGGGCGAGGGGGGAGAGGAGGGCTGTGCTGGCCCGGCTCGAGGACCTCGCCCCCGAGGGGTGGCTGGTCGACTATGAGGTGGAGGACCTCCACGCCTCCAGCGGCTGCTCAGGATGCATAGCAAGCAGCCACCCCACAACACCACCCACCCCCCGCAGGGCCCTGGAGGAGGCTGCCGTGGCGGAGAGGCTTGGGGCCTCGGCCTACAAGCTAGTCTACCCCGGTGTTGAGCCCTGGGAGCAGGCTGCCGCCGCCAGGCTGGTGGCGGAGGCGGGGGGCTTCGCCACCTCCTTCACCCTAGGCCCCGGGACGCTGGCTTCAAGGCTCACAGCCCTAGCCCTCGGCGCCCCCCTGGTCTTCGGCTCCCACCCCCGCGCCCCCCTAGACGGCGTCCCCCAGAGCAGCGAGATAATGGAGCTGTACCTGAGGATGGGGTTGGGGGAGAGTTGA
- the aroB gene encoding 3-dehydroquinate synthase translates to MAQAAVERRVFRLSVDEETVVAAGVGALSEAPRAAGGTAYIVHEEALSAEAARLARILEARGVEVLGAVAGGGERVKSLDWVTRLWDLMLQAGVERSTTVYIIGGGALLDAAGFAASTLMRGLSTVNIPSTTLAAFDAAAGGKTGVNLRGKNMVGTFHNPRMVLVEPGIVAGQPDEGYRDGFAELVKHVALSGDREPAASLLPQALARRPAPLARLAFWSLGYKMQVVAGDPRERGLRRILNLGHTIGHALEAASSYTLSHGRSVSIGLAGELELSRRLAGLPRGEAEDVLDMLSTAGLPLEPPPGLAGEAAGLVGLDKKREGGSIVMPLLERLGRPRLSRVPVETVSRLMVELWGGG, encoded by the coding sequence GTGGCACAGGCTGCTGTAGAGAGGAGGGTGTTCAGGCTCTCGGTTGATGAGGAGACGGTGGTGGCCGCGGGTGTGGGCGCCCTCTCCGAGGCCCCCCGCGCCGCCGGGGGGACAGCCTATATAGTGCATGAGGAGGCCCTCTCCGCCGAGGCAGCAAGGCTGGCCAGGATACTGGAGGCCCGGGGGGTAGAGGTCCTGGGCGCCGTGGCGGGGGGCGGAGAGCGGGTGAAGAGTCTAGACTGGGTTACGAGGCTCTGGGACCTCATGCTCCAGGCCGGGGTGGAGAGGTCGACAACCGTCTACATAATAGGCGGGGGCGCCCTCCTGGACGCCGCAGGCTTCGCCGCGTCAACACTCATGAGAGGCCTATCCACGGTTAACATACCCTCCACGACACTCGCAGCCTTCGACGCGGCCGCCGGGGGCAAGACCGGGGTCAACCTGAGGGGGAAGAACATGGTGGGCACGTTCCACAATCCCAGGATGGTCCTGGTGGAGCCTGGCATAGTGGCTGGGCAGCCGGATGAGGGCTATAGGGACGGCTTCGCCGAGCTTGTTAAGCACGTGGCCCTCTCGGGCGACAGGGAGCCCGCCGCCAGCCTCCTCCCCCAAGCCCTCGCCAGGCGGCCCGCCCCGCTGGCCAGGCTGGCCTTCTGGAGCCTGGGATACAAGATGCAGGTGGTCGCTGGAGACCCGAGGGAGAGGGGTTTGAGGAGGATACTAAACCTGGGCCACACCATAGGCCACGCCCTCGAGGCGGCCTCAAGCTACACCCTTAGCCACGGCAGGTCCGTCTCCATAGGCCTGGCTGGGGAGCTTGAGCTCAGCAGGAGGCTGGCAGGCCTCCCCCGCGGTGAGGCTGAGGATGTCCTCGACATGCTGTCCACGGCAGGCCTCCCCCTAGAGCCCCCTCCCGGCCTGGCTGGGGAGGCCGCGGGGCTTGTGGGCCTAGACAAGAAGAGGGAGGGGGGCAGCATAGTCATGCCCCTTCTGGAGAGGCTCGGGAGGCCCAGGCTCTCCAGGGTTCCGGTGGAGACGGTCTCCCGGCTAATGGTGGAGCTGTGGGGCGGGGGGTGA
- the aroF gene encoding 3-deoxy-7-phosphoheptulonate synthase, whose amino-acid sequence MAGFKGVKLALKSEERRETVVEVEGVRIGGGSKAVIAGPCSVESWEQVREAALAVKEAGAHMLRGGAFKPRTSPYSFQGLGLEGLKLLRRAGDEAGLPVVTEVLDPRHVETVSRYADMLQIGARNMQNFPLLREVGRSGKPVLLKRGFGNTVEELLAAAEYILLEGNWQVVLVERGIRTFEPSTRFTLDVAAVAVLKEATHLPVIVDPSHPAGRRSLVPALAKAGLAAGADGLIVEVHPNPEEALSDAKQQLTPGEFARLMGELRWHRLL is encoded by the coding sequence GTGGCCGGTTTCAAGGGTGTAAAGCTAGCCCTCAAGAGTGAGGAGCGCAGGGAGACCGTTGTTGAGGTGGAGGGTGTAAGGATAGGTGGTGGGAGCAAGGCTGTGATAGCGGGGCCGTGTAGCGTCGAGTCGTGGGAGCAGGTGAGGGAGGCGGCGCTGGCCGTGAAGGAGGCCGGCGCCCACATGCTGAGGGGCGGAGCCTTCAAGCCTAGGACGAGCCCGTACAGCTTCCAGGGCCTGGGTTTGGAGGGGCTCAAGCTTCTGAGGAGGGCTGGAGACGAGGCTGGGCTCCCGGTTGTGACTGAGGTCCTCGACCCCCGGCACGTGGAGACTGTGTCCCGCTATGCCGACATGCTGCAGATAGGGGCTAGGAATATGCAGAACTTCCCCCTGCTGAGGGAGGTGGGCAGGTCCGGCAAGCCTGTCCTCCTCAAGAGGGGTTTCGGCAACACTGTTGAGGAGCTGCTGGCCGCGGCGGAGTACATACTCCTCGAGGGCAACTGGCAGGTCGTGCTGGTGGAGCGGGGTATAAGGACTTTCGAGCCCTCCACCAGGTTCACCCTAGACGTCGCCGCTGTGGCGGTTCTGAAGGAGGCGACACACCTGCCTGTCATAGTGGACCCGAGCCACCCTGCGGGCAGGAGGAGCCTCGTACCCGCACTAGCCAAGGCCGGGCTGGCAGCAGGGGCGGACGGGCTGATAGTGGAGGTCCACCCCAACCCTGAGGAGGCTCTGAGCGACGCCAAACAGCAGTTGACGCCCGGGGAGTTCGCCAGGCTGATGGGTGAGCTTAGGTGGCACAGGCTGCTGTAG
- a CDS encoding shikimate dehydrogenase family protein translates to MIRLALFGSGVSSSLSPAIYRGFAAKRGLRLEYRVYEAGPGGLAPALRMAGELHGFNVTKPLKREALSLASTLDSHARAIGAVNTMVAGEEGWEGFNTDWKGFLDSLKLYTASPPDTALVIGAGGAGRAAAYALATWGAGRVLIASRTGLTARRAAQDLAGLGAEVEPVPPGGLEDAAAASDVVVNATPLGWDGVSTPVERGFREGCIAVDMVYRPLATPFLRRAAASGCTPVDGLWMLAIQAAENIAVWLGLEASPVELRTYALEAMRGGRG, encoded by the coding sequence TTGATCAGGCTCGCGCTCTTCGGCTCTGGCGTCAGCTCCAGCCTGAGCCCGGCGATCTACAGGGGGTTCGCGGCGAAGAGGGGGCTGAGGCTCGAGTACAGGGTTTACGAGGCCGGCCCCGGGGGCCTCGCCCCCGCCCTGAGGATGGCGGGGGAGCTGCACGGCTTCAACGTCACCAAACCCCTGAAGAGGGAGGCCCTCTCGCTGGCCTCAACCCTAGACAGCCACGCCAGGGCCATAGGGGCGGTTAACACTATGGTGGCTGGCGAGGAGGGGTGGGAGGGGTTCAACACCGACTGGAAGGGCTTCCTAGACTCCCTCAAGCTCTACACAGCATCACCCCCGGACACCGCCCTCGTCATAGGCGCGGGGGGCGCGGGGAGGGCGGCGGCCTATGCCCTGGCAACCTGGGGGGCGGGGAGGGTCCTGATAGCGAGCAGGACAGGCCTCACAGCCAGGAGGGCGGCCCAGGATCTTGCCGGCCTGGGGGCCGAGGTGGAGCCCGTACCCCCGGGTGGGCTTGAGGATGCTGCGGCAGCCTCGGACGTCGTCGTCAACGCCACCCCCCTGGGCTGGGACGGCGTCTCCACACCCGTAGAGAGGGGGTTCAGGGAGGGGTGTATAGCGGTGGACATGGTGTACAGGCCCCTCGCCACACCCTTCCTCAGGCGGGCGGCGGCCAGCGGCTGCACCCCCGTGGACGGCCTCTGGATGCTGGCGATCCAGGCCGCTGAGAACATAGCGGTCTGGCTAGGGCTGGAGGCCAGCCCGGTTGAGCTGAGGACCTACGCCCTCGAGGCCATGCGTGGGGGTCGAGGCTAA
- a CDS encoding 1-deoxy-D-xylulose-5-phosphate synthase N-terminal domain-containing protein encodes MVVGDGAPIPLASPGPMSPSLATVSSLLEAARGRLHILAGRGLGWHLHSSTTALPILAVLYAYWLPRGRVEGVDRRVILSKGHASLGFYALLEEMGLLERGSVERLFARPGSPLQAHPEAGRTPLTLVSNGSLGQALSVSNGLVIGSRLKGRRVEVAVVLGDGELDEGQVWEAAATAAAMRLWEVVAIVDRNRVQHTGETEAIKPKEPLEDRWRSFGWEAVTVEGRVEEIARALDSRAGDRPTAIIVEAVDA; translated from the coding sequence GTGGTGGTTGGTGATGGAGCGCCAATACCTCTAGCTTCTCCAGGCCCCATGAGTCCTAGCCTCGCTACGGTCTCCTCTCTTCTAGAGGCTGCCCGTGGGAGGCTCCATATCCTCGCCGGGCGCGGGCTCGGGTGGCACCTCCACTCGAGCACCACCGCCCTGCCTATACTGGCCGTGCTATACGCATACTGGCTCCCCCGGGGCCGAGTGGAGGGTGTTGACAGGCGGGTGATACTCAGCAAGGGCCACGCAAGCCTGGGCTTCTACGCCCTCCTGGAGGAGATGGGCCTCCTGGAGAGGGGGTCGGTGGAGAGGCTGTTCGCCCGGCCAGGATCCCCTCTGCAGGCGCACCCCGAGGCTGGGAGGACGCCCCTCACTCTGGTGTCCAACGGCAGCCTGGGCCAGGCGTTGAGCGTTTCCAACGGGCTGGTGATAGGGTCGAGGCTCAAGGGGAGGAGGGTAGAGGTAGCCGTGGTGCTGGGCGACGGGGAGCTGGATGAGGGGCAGGTGTGGGAGGCCGCCGCCACAGCGGCTGCCATGAGGCTCTGGGAGGTGGTGGCCATAGTGGATAGGAACAGGGTTCAGCACACTGGGGAGACGGAGGCTATCAAACCTAAGGAGCCGCTGGAGGACAGGTGGAGGAGCTTCGGCTGGGAGGCCGTTACGGTGGAGGGCAGGGTGGAGGAGATAGCGAGGGCCCTAGACTCCAGGGCGGGGGACAGGCCCACCGCCATAATAGTTGAGGCTGTAGACGCCTAA
- the aroA gene encoding 3-phosphoshikimate 1-carboxyvinyltransferase, which translates to MWLRAPDRVVVHPSTVEGRVEAPPSKSYTHRMLFLALLARGRSVVRRPLVSNDTLATLNAVALLGGKPRLGRGVAEVEGGEVRGGAVVYAAGSGTTIRIAMGVAAHSAEATLLYGDESLNRRPVHPLSEALRSMGARVCDTGGNPPVKVSGPLRRASVEVDAAISSQFATSLLIAGSRLGEFELSAARLSSRGYVDITLESLSMFGVRVEREGYRLFRLRGTPKPVDAAVPGDYSSASFMLAAGAIAGRVEVEGLRPVDPQPDRRIVELLRSMGARVRVEGGVVAVESTGPLEPVDVDLDGSPDLAPVAAVLAAYARGVSRLRGLERLKYKESDRLSAIAWNLARLGVEARVRGGILEIRGGGVEGGVARSWGDHRIAMAMAVAGLGARRPVAVEGFSRVPDSYPGFLEDLARLGARVEAVKGGGV; encoded by the coding sequence GTGTGGCTGAGGGCTCCAGACAGAGTGGTTGTCCACCCCTCAACCGTGGAGGGCAGGGTCGAGGCGCCGCCATCGAAGAGCTACACCCACAGGATGCTCTTCCTGGCGCTTCTAGCCCGCGGCAGGAGCGTGGTAAGGAGGCCCCTGGTTTCCAACGACACCCTAGCAACCCTGAACGCCGTAGCCCTCCTCGGCGGGAAGCCCCGGCTGGGGAGGGGTGTGGCCGAGGTTGAGGGGGGAGAGGTTAGGGGTGGTGCCGTGGTGTACGCCGCGGGCAGTGGTACGACGATTAGGATAGCCATGGGTGTGGCTGCCCACAGCGCCGAGGCCACGCTGCTATACGGCGACGAGAGCCTCAACAGGAGGCCCGTCCACCCCCTCTCAGAGGCCCTGAGGAGCATGGGGGCCCGGGTATGCGACACTGGCGGCAACCCCCCCGTCAAGGTCTCCGGCCCCCTAAGGCGGGCTAGCGTGGAGGTTGACGCGGCTATCAGCAGCCAGTTCGCCACGAGCCTGCTCATAGCCGGCTCCCGCCTCGGCGAGTTCGAGCTCTCCGCCGCCAGGCTGTCTAGCAGGGGGTACGTGGACATAACGCTGGAGAGCCTCTCCATGTTCGGGGTGAGGGTGGAGAGGGAGGGGTACAGGCTCTTCCGCCTCAGGGGCACTCCGAAGCCTGTCGACGCCGCGGTCCCCGGCGACTACAGCTCCGCCTCCTTCATGCTCGCCGCGGGCGCCATAGCGGGGAGGGTCGAGGTGGAGGGGCTGAGGCCTGTCGACCCTCAGCCTGACAGGAGGATAGTGGAGCTGCTCAGGAGCATGGGTGCTAGGGTCCGCGTGGAGGGTGGTGTCGTGGCGGTGGAGTCGACGGGCCCTCTGGAGCCTGTTGATGTAGACCTGGACGGCTCCCCCGACCTAGCCCCGGTTGCGGCGGTCCTAGCCGCCTACGCCCGGGGGGTGAGCAGGCTAAGGGGGCTAGAGAGGCTGAAGTATAAGGAGAGCGACAGGCTCTCAGCCATAGCCTGGAACCTAGCGAGGCTGGGTGTGGAGGCGAGGGTCAGAGGCGGGATCCTCGAGATCCGGGGGGGCGGTGTTGAGGGGGGAGTTGCGAGGTCCTGGGGAGACCACAGGATAGCCATGGCAATGGCCGTTGCAGGCCTGGGGGCTAGAAGGCCTGTGGCTGTGGAGGGCTTCTCCAGGGTGCCCGACTCCTACCCCGGCTTCCTGGAGGACCTCGCGAGGCTTGGAGCGCGTGTTGAGGCGGTGAAGGGAGGTGGCGTCTAG
- a CDS encoding shikimate kinase, which yields MARARASGGLTIVNAIGHGRLGGAAGLGLWVESRVREARGLWAGVSLTPRGERRLPPRVLEAAATAACSLGACVEGLEAEVHTGFPPGVGLKGSAALLASLVEAVLRLKGVRAPPWRAALAAARVSRGAGLSVTGALDDHAASLLEAPVITDNRGMAILRLLPRDGCRLTAVIGVPGVENPVENLDPSPFRRHSRLYDAAARLGLAGEWLPAMAVSGVAGALALGVEGLASRLYEAGAAAAGVTGKGPAVFALTERPRGAAEVLETAGYEVVEARFKWCG from the coding sequence ATGGCTAGAGCCAGGGCGAGCGGGGGGCTCACCATAGTGAACGCGATCGGCCACGGCAGGCTCGGCGGGGCGGCGGGGCTGGGCCTCTGGGTGGAGAGCAGGGTGCGGGAGGCGAGGGGCCTCTGGGCGGGGGTTAGCCTGACCCCCCGGGGCGAGAGGAGGCTGCCCCCCCGTGTGCTGGAGGCCGCTGCCACCGCTGCCTGCAGCCTGGGAGCCTGCGTAGAGGGCCTGGAAGCCGAGGTCCACACTGGCTTCCCCCCAGGGGTGGGGCTTAAGGGGAGCGCCGCCCTCCTGGCCTCGCTGGTAGAGGCTGTGTTGAGGCTGAAGGGGGTTAGAGCCCCCCCTTGGAGGGCGGCCCTCGCGGCCGCAAGGGTCAGCAGGGGGGCGGGCCTGAGCGTGACGGGCGCGCTAGACGACCACGCGGCCAGCCTGCTTGAGGCGCCTGTGATCACCGACAACAGGGGCATGGCTATACTGAGGCTGCTCCCCCGGGACGGCTGCCGCCTAACCGCCGTCATAGGGGTGCCCGGCGTCGAGAACCCGGTGGAGAATCTCGACCCCTCCCCGTTCAGGAGGCACTCTAGGCTGTACGACGCCGCGGCCAGGCTTGGCCTCGCCGGGGAGTGGCTCCCCGCCATGGCTGTAAGCGGGGTTGCCGGGGCCCTGGCACTAGGGGTCGAGGGGCTGGCGTCTAGGCTCTACGAGGCCGGTGCAGCCGCGGCCGGGGTCACTGGGAAGGGGCCCGCCGTCTTCGCCCTCACCGAGAGGCCGCGGGGGGCGGCTGAGGTCCTCGAGACGGCGGGCTACGAGGTGGTGGAGGCGAGGTTCAAATGGTGTGGCTGA
- a CDS encoding transketolase family protein: protein MASAPALQMASYRKALGRLLARLASELEDLVVLDADTLRSTGAIEVYRSAPRRVLNMGISEQDLIGTAAGIALAGLRPVVTGFGAFLMRGWEQIRNTVDRDGLNVKIVATHTGLSPHVDGSSHQVLEDLALMRSLARTAVFSPADDVATVETVEWLVRRYRGPAYVRLGRDNAFRVYSEEEFTFRPGGGEVLVEPGEAVTLLATGPMVGVSLAAAALLRSEGLRVGVVDVYSIKPAPRRLVLEAAERSRLLVTVEEHRTVGGLGDVVSSILAEEGACARQARIGVPPGVYGSSSRDYMSLLRHLRLDPESVAARVRRLAAAL, encoded by the coding sequence GTGGCTAGCGCTCCCGCCCTCCAGATGGCGAGCTATAGGAAAGCCCTGGGCAGGCTCCTGGCGAGGCTCGCCTCCGAGCTGGAGGACCTGGTGGTGCTCGACGCTGACACGCTGCGGAGCACGGGGGCTATTGAGGTGTATAGGTCTGCGCCGAGGAGGGTCCTGAACATGGGTATAAGCGAGCAGGACCTGATAGGCACCGCCGCGGGAATAGCCCTAGCAGGCCTCAGGCCCGTGGTGACCGGTTTCGGCGCCTTCCTAATGAGGGGTTGGGAGCAGATCCGGAACACGGTGGACAGGGACGGGCTCAACGTTAAGATAGTGGCCACCCACACAGGCCTATCCCCCCACGTAGACGGGTCGAGCCACCAGGTACTCGAGGACCTAGCCCTCATGCGGAGCCTCGCGCGCACCGCCGTCTTCTCACCCGCCGACGACGTGGCCACAGTCGAGACTGTAGAGTGGCTTGTGAGGAGGTATAGGGGGCCGGCCTACGTCAGGCTGGGGAGGGACAACGCCTTCAGGGTCTACAGCGAGGAGGAGTTCACCTTCAGGCCCGGAGGGGGCGAGGTCCTCGTGGAGCCCGGGGAGGCGGTCACACTGCTGGCTACAGGGCCTATGGTGGGGGTCTCCCTGGCTGCGGCCGCCCTGCTGAGGTCTGAGGGGCTCAGGGTCGGCGTTGTGGACGTCTACAGCATAAAACCCGCGCCCAGGAGGCTGGTGCTCGAGGCTGCCGAGAGGTCTAGGCTGCTCGTGACTGTTGAGGAGCATAGAACGGTGGGCGGGCTTGGGGATGTGGTCTCATCCATTCTAGCCGAGGAGGGGGCCTGCGCCCGGCAGGCCAGGATAGGGGTGCCCCCAGGCGTCTACGGCTCCTCCTCCAGAGACTACATGTCGCTCCTCAGACACCTGCGTCTCGACCCGGAGAGCGTGGCTGCGAGGGTTAGAAGGCTCGCGGCCGCCCTCTAG